Genomic window (Gelria sp. Kuro-4):
GGAAAGGTTAAGGAGGAAACGCTGACAGAGCTGGAGGAGATTCTGCTCGGTTCCGACGTGGGGGTGACCGTGGCCGAGGACCTTTTGGCGGCCGTCCGCCGCGAACGGGTGGGCTCGGCGGCGGGCCTCCGGGCAGCCCTGGCGAAGCGGCTGGAGGAACTGCTGGCCGAGGGGCACACCCCCCTGGCCGCCGCCGTAGAACCGCCGCTCACCATACTGGTGGTGGGGGTGAACGGCGCCGGGAAAACGACCAGCATTGCCAAACTGGCCGCCCGCTACCGGCGCGAGGGCAAAAAGGTCATCCTGGCCGCCTGCGACACCTTCCGGGCGGCGGCGGCGGACCAGCTGGCGGTCTGGGCGCAGCGCACCGGCGCGGAACTCATCCAGCACCAGGAGGGTTCCGACCCGGCGGCGGTGGCGTACGACGCCCTGCAGGCGGCGCTGGCGCGCCGGGCCGACGTTTTGATCGTCGATACCGCCGGCCGGCTGCAGACCAAGAAGAACCTTATGGCGGAACTGGGCAAAATCCACCGGGTCTTAAACCGCGTGCGTCCCGACCTGCCCCAGGAGGTGCTTCTGGTCCTCGACGCCACCACCGGCCAGAATGCCCTCAGCCAGGCCCGGCTCTTCCGGGAGACGGTGCCGCTCACCGGTGTCATCTTAGCCAAGCTGGACGGGACGGCCAAAGGCGGCATCGCAGTGGCGGTGCAGCGCGACCTGGGGCTGCCCATTAAGCTGATCGGGGTCGGCGAGGGAATGGACGACCTGGCGGACTTTCAGCCGGCGGCCTTTGTGGCGGCCCTCCTCGGGGAGGCTTCCCCGGAAGCTGAGGCTTGACAGGGGCCGCCCTTTCTTTTAGAATGTCTTCTGTAGGTGTAAAGTAAAGGTGCTTAACAGGGGCGGGTAGAATGGATGCTCGCGTGCGCACCAGTCTGCTGTACGACTTTTACGGCCCGCTGCTCACCGAACGGCAACAGCGCTTTATCGAACTGTATTTCGGCGAGGATCTTTCCTTGGGCGAGATAGCGGCTGAGTTCCAAATCAGCCGCCAGGCGGTGCACGACATCCTGCACCGTTCGGAGGCGGCTCTGGAGGCCTTGGAGGCGAAACTGGGGCTGCTCAGGCAGTACCAAAGGCAAAAGCGGCGCTATGCAAGGCTGCGCGCGCTGCTCGAGGAGCTCAGGGAGCGAGGTTTGACCCCGCCGCAGGAGGCATTGGTGCAGGAAATGACGGCCCTACTCGAGGCCATGGGCCGGGAGGTGGATTAAAGTGCTGGAGAACCTGGCGGAAAGGATTCAGGGAGCGCTGCGCAAACTGGGGAGCAAAGGCCGCCTGACCGAAAACGACGTTAAAGAGGCGCTCCGAGAGGTGCGCCTGGCCCTGCTGGAGGCGGACGTCAACTTCCGGGTGGTCAAGGATTTTATTGAAAAGGTGCGCCAGGCGGCGGTGGGCCAGGAGGTTCTGGCCAGCCTTACCCCGGCTCAGCAGGTGGTTAAGGTGGTCCATGAACAGCTGACGGCCCTCCTCGGTGGGGGAGCCAGCCGCCTGACCTTCGCGGCCGAGCCGCCCAGCGTCTTCGCGCTGGTGGGCCTGCAGGGTGCCGGTAAAACCACCACGGCGGCCAAGCTGGCCCACCTCCTGGTGAAGCAGGGTAAGCGACCCCTTCTGGTGGCGGCGGACGTCTACCGCCCCGCGGCCGTCAAACAACTGGAGGTCCTGGGGGCTAAGCTCAAGGTCCCGGTGTTCAGCCAAGGCGAGCGCGACCCGGTGCTGATCGCCCGCGCGGCGGTGGAAAAAGCGCGGCGCGAGGGCTTTGACGTGGTCCTCATTGACACGGCCGGCCGGCTGCACATCGACGACGAGATGATGGCCGAACTGGAGCGGCTGAAGGCGGAGGTAAAGCCGCAGGAAACGCTTCTGGTGGTGGACGCCATGACCGGCCAGGATGCCGTTACGGCTGCGGGGGCGTTCCAAGAAAAGCTGGGGCTGGATGGGGTTATCCTGACGAAACTCGATGGGGATGCCCGCGGCGGCGCCGCCTTGTCGGTGCGGGCGGTTACGGGCGTACCCATTAAGTTCGCCGGCACCGGCGAAGGAATCGACGGGCTGGAAGTTTTTCACCCGGAGCGCCTGGCGTCACGGATCCTCGGGATGGGCGACGTCCTCAGCCTCATCGAAAAGGCGCAGGAGACGTTAAACGAAGAGACGGCGAAAAAACTGGAGCAAAAGCTCCGGCGGGAAGAGTTTACGCTGGAGGACTTCCGGACGCAGTTGAAGGAAGTGCGTAAGCTGGGGCCGCTGGACCAGCTCTTAGCCCACCTCCCGGGTTGGTCGCAGGTGAAAAAGGTACCGGGTATTGAGGTGGATGAAAAGGAGCTTACCCGCGTGGAAGCCATCATCAGTTCCATGACGGTCGAAGAACGGGTGCATCCGGAAATAATCGATGGCAGCCGCCGGCGGCGTATCGCCCGGGGCAGCGGCACCACCATCCAGGATGTGAACCGCCTCCTCAAACAGTTTAACGACATGAAAAAAGTCCTCAAGCAGTTTGGCCGCTTGGGTAAAAAGGGGAAAACAAGTTTAACGCTGGGCCCGTTTGCCCGCTGAGGGCAGGGCAGCGAAAGGAGGTGAACGCTTTGGCTGTAAAAATTCGCCTGCGCCGCATGGGCGCTAAGAAAGCTCCCTTCTACCGCCTGGTGGTGGCCGATTCCCGCATGCCTCGCGATGGCAGGTTTGTGGAGAGCATTGGCTATTACAACCCCACCCGTGAGCCGGCGGTGGTTAAGGTGGACGAGGAGAAGGCCCTGAACTGGCTCGCGCGCGGCGCCCAGCCTTCGGACACAGCGCTTAAGCTTTTAAAAAAGACCGGGGTATGGGAGAAATTCGCCGCACAGAAACAAAAGAGCCAGGGGGTTACCCGGAGCTAAAGGGGGTTGACCTGATGCGGGAACTTCTCGAGGTTGTCGCCAGGGCGCTGGTGAATAACCCTGATGCCGTCCAGGTGAATGAGGTGCAGGGAGAAACCTCGGTAATCCTGGAGCTGAAAGTGGCCCCGGACGATATGGGCAAGGTAATCGGCAAGCAGGGGCGCATCGCTAAAGCCATCCGCACGGTAATCCGGGCGGCGGCGGCCCGCGACGGGCGCCGGGTGATGGTGGAGATTGTTGAGCACTCCTGAGGGCTTAAGGTGTCCTGGCTGGGGCCGCACAGGCCCGTGGGATCGAAGCGGGGTGCGAACGATGTTGGTCAAGCGGACGATTACCTTGAAGGCAGTGGTTACCCCCGAATTCCAGCAGGAAATGCTTCTGGATCTTAAGACTGCCTTGCAACGGGCGGAACTGGAGCTGCAACAGATCGAATTCCAGGGGAAGCGGCTCTTGATCGAGGCCGAAAAACAAGGTCACCAGCAGGTGCTGGCGGCGAAACAACAGGTGGAGCAGGAAAAGGAGAAACGCCTGGAAATGCG
Coding sequences:
- the ftsY gene encoding signal recognition particle-docking protein FtsY; translated protein: MAGFWSRLSAGLAKTRTALTERLQEIVPLGGKVKEETLTELEEILLGSDVGVTVAEDLLAAVRRERVGSAAGLRAALAKRLEELLAEGHTPLAAAVEPPLTILVVGVNGAGKTTSIAKLAARYRREGKKVILAACDTFRAAAADQLAVWAQRTGAELIQHQEGSDPAAVAYDALQAALARRADVLIVDTAGRLQTKKNLMAELGKIHRVLNRVRPDLPQEVLLVLDATTGQNALSQARLFRETVPLTGVILAKLDGTAKGGIAVAVQRDLGLPIKLIGVGEGMDDLADFQPAAFVAALLGEASPEAEA
- the ylxM gene encoding YlxM family DNA-binding protein, with protein sequence MDARVRTSLLYDFYGPLLTERQQRFIELYFGEDLSLGEIAAEFQISRQAVHDILHRSEAALEALEAKLGLLRQYQRQKRRYARLRALLEELRERGLTPPQEALVQEMTALLEAMGREVD
- the ffh gene encoding signal recognition particle protein, with amino-acid sequence MKVLENLAERIQGALRKLGSKGRLTENDVKEALREVRLALLEADVNFRVVKDFIEKVRQAAVGQEVLASLTPAQQVVKVVHEQLTALLGGGASRLTFAAEPPSVFALVGLQGAGKTTTAAKLAHLLVKQGKRPLLVAADVYRPAAVKQLEVLGAKLKVPVFSQGERDPVLIARAAVEKARREGFDVVLIDTAGRLHIDDEMMAELERLKAEVKPQETLLVVDAMTGQDAVTAAGAFQEKLGLDGVILTKLDGDARGGAALSVRAVTGVPIKFAGTGEGIDGLEVFHPERLASRILGMGDVLSLIEKAQETLNEETAKKLEQKLRREEFTLEDFRTQLKEVRKLGPLDQLLAHLPGWSQVKKVPGIEVDEKELTRVEAIISSMTVEERVHPEIIDGSRRRRIARGSGTTIQDVNRLLKQFNDMKKVLKQFGRLGKKGKTSLTLGPFAR
- the rpsP gene encoding 30S ribosomal protein S16, encoding MAVKIRLRRMGAKKAPFYRLVVADSRMPRDGRFVESIGYYNPTREPAVVKVDEEKALNWLARGAQPSDTALKLLKKTGVWEKFAAQKQKSQGVTRS
- a CDS encoding KH domain-containing protein, whose protein sequence is MRELLEVVARALVNNPDAVQVNEVQGETSVILELKVAPDDMGKVIGKQGRIAKAIRTVIRAAAARDGRRVMVEIVEHS
- a CDS encoding YlqD family protein, which produces MLVKRTITLKAVVTPEFQQEMLLDLKTALQRAELELQQIEFQGKRLLIEAEKQGHQQVLAAKQQVEQEKEKRLEMRARLRQKMEEVKGWEIGSEIVQGVLEGWVEIKTGDSIARLLGAEIVTQNGKVVELRHE